A portion of the Bacteroidota bacterium genome contains these proteins:
- a CDS encoding tetratricopeptide repeat protein: MINSKYRLLIFAFFFIHNVFSQNHQIDSLKNLLVSATDTEKVDIYLGLAKQMIYIDRKLAIEYAKISLKYAKKNSDTTAIANAYLSVGYMFYRLPNLDSAIVYYKKSALEYQKVGNINEIASKYLSIGLSFKKLLLYDSAMHYYNMASSILSEFPKSKGLAKTYLFKGNIYKNFCEYDSALVYYEKALAINEANNYFSETAQTYNNMGLTKYKQGNYSEALEFYKKSLALKQEYDHEESWISTYNNIGLVYYDWGYYEQAIEYFMKSLRGNEKFKDSSGIGISYNNIGLVYKDLSKLDLSLEYNYKSMEVRQKIGDKKRLVSSYNNIGTILTSMSKFDEALDYFTKSLKIKKELGDKLGVANSLNNIGSLNFQKKEYNVALDYFKQSLKIKQEIGDKKGESSSNAEIGRVYKVRGELNKAKGYIKKSLKIAQLIDNKSLVCDNYLQLSEIFEQNGESKLALKYYKLFTAEKDSLFSVQNMNKIAELETKFESEKKVKEIEILTKEKEIQKLEIEKQESKVKLQKTTINLFIVVSVVVIIITFLIYSRSKLKQKNRQNELIWRNVEIEQRLLRSQMNPHFIFNSLNSIQYYVSKNDSYMAESYLSKFARLIRSILEHSRQSYVPISDDCETLKLYMELEKLRFSDKFDYDFIVSDEIDIDFTKIPPMLIQPFVENSIIHGILQNSVQGKIKISLNINKSENQIICNVYDNGIGRGKSMELKMKSIQDHKSLGMAVTAERIELLNKKGKDNYSVKYFDLMDTEGNSTGTNVELKIPFVKD, translated from the coding sequence ATGATTAATTCAAAATATAGATTATTAATTTTTGCATTTTTTTTCATCCACAATGTTTTTTCACAAAATCACCAGATTGATAGTTTAAAAAACTTGTTGGTATCAGCTACTGATACCGAAAAAGTTGATATTTATTTGGGATTAGCAAAGCAAATGATATATATCGATAGAAAACTTGCCATTGAATATGCAAAAATATCATTAAAATATGCAAAAAAGAATAGTGATACTACAGCTATTGCAAATGCTTATCTTTCAGTTGGATATATGTTTTATCGTTTGCCAAATTTAGATTCTGCCATAGTGTATTATAAGAAATCGGCATTAGAGTATCAAAAAGTAGGCAATATAAATGAAATTGCAAGCAAATATTTGAGCATTGGTTTATCGTTTAAGAAATTATTATTATACGATTCGGCAATGCATTATTATAATATGGCATCCTCTATTCTTTCTGAATTCCCAAAAAGCAAGGGATTAGCTAAAACATATTTATTTAAGGGTAATATTTATAAAAACTTTTGTGAATATGATAGTGCATTAGTTTATTACGAAAAAGCTCTTGCTATCAACGAGGCTAACAATTATTTTAGCGAAACGGCTCAGACATATAACAATATGGGCCTCACAAAATACAAGCAAGGAAATTATAGCGAAGCATTAGAATTTTATAAGAAATCATTAGCATTGAAACAAGAATATGACCATGAAGAGAGTTGGATAAGTACTTATAATAATATTGGATTGGTCTATTACGATTGGGGATATTATGAGCAAGCGATTGAATATTTTATGAAATCTTTGCGAGGAAACGAAAAATTCAAAGATTCGAGCGGGATTGGGATTTCATATAATAATATTGGTTTGGTTTACAAAGATTTAAGTAAACTTGACTTATCTTTAGAGTACAATTACAAATCAATGGAAGTTCGTCAGAAAATTGGCGACAAAAAGAGACTTGTGAGTTCATACAATAATATTGGAACTATACTTACATCAATGTCGAAGTTTGACGAAGCTTTAGATTATTTTACAAAATCATTAAAAATAAAAAAGGAGCTTGGAGATAAATTAGGTGTAGCAAACTCCCTAAACAATATTGGGAGTTTGAATTTTCAGAAAAAAGAATATAATGTTGCTTTAGATTATTTCAAACAGTCCTTAAAAATAAAACAAGAGATAGGCGATAAAAAGGGAGAAAGCTCTTCAAATGCCGAAATTGGTCGCGTTTATAAAGTCAGAGGAGAATTAAATAAGGCTAAAGGATATATTAAAAAGAGTCTAAAAATTGCACAATTGATAGATAACAAGAGTTTGGTTTGCGACAATTATTTGCAACTATCTGAAATTTTTGAACAAAACGGTGAAAGCAAATTAGCATTGAAATATTATAAACTTTTCACTGCCGAAAAAGATAGCCTTTTTTCTGTGCAAAATATGAACAAAATTGCAGAACTTGAAACTAAGTTCGAGTCAGAAAAAAAAGTTAAAGAAATTGAAATTTTAACAAAAGAAAAGGAAATTCAGAAACTCGAAATAGAAAAGCAAGAATCAAAAGTTAAGTTGCAAAAAACCACTATAAATCTATTTATAGTGGTAAGTGTAGTTGTTATAATAATTACCTTTTTAATTTATAGCCGCTCGAAATTGAAGCAAAAGAATCGTCAAAACGAGTTGATATGGAGAAATGTTGAAATTGAACAACGTTTACTACGCTCACAAATGAATCCTCATTTTATTTTCAATTCACTAAATTCTATCCAATATTATGTTTCGAAGAACGATTCTTATATGGCCGAATCGTATTTGTCGAAATTTGCTAGACTAATTCGTTCAATATTAGAACATTCAAGGCAATCTTATGTTCCCATTTCCGATGATTGTGAAACTCTTAAATTGTATATGGAATTAGAAAAACTAAGGTTTTCAGATAAATTTGATTATGATTTTATTGTTTCTGACGAAATTGATATTGACTTCACTAAAATTCCGCCCATGCTTATTCAACCATTTGTTGAGAATTCGATTATTCATGGAATTTTGCAAAATTCAGTACAAGGAAAAATCAAAATATCTTTAAATATTAATAAATCGGAAAATCAAATAATTTGTAATGTTTATGACAATGGGATAGGGCGTGGAAAATCTATGGAGCTAAAAATGAAATCAATACAGGATCATAAATCTCTTGGTATGGCAGTAACCGCAGAAAGAATTGAACTTCTAAATAAAAAAGGAAAAGATAACTATTCGGTAAAATATTTCGATTTGATGGACACCGAAGGGAATTCTACTGGCACAAATGTAGAATTGAAGATACCATTTGTTAAAGATTAA
- a CDS encoding 3-hydroxybutyryl-CoA dehydrogenase, with protein MKNIAVIGSGTMGNGIAHTFAQFGYKVSLIDINGKALEKAIVKITKNLDRLLKKEKISEETKTQTLENISTFTTIKEGVADADLVVEAATENPELKFKIFRELDNLCKPEAILATNTSSISITKIAAVTSRADKVIGMHFMNPVPMMKLVEIINGYKTSDDICKTIVETAKSLKKVPVVVNDYPGFVANRILMPMINEAIISLHEGVAGVEEIDTVMKLGMAHPMGPLQLADFIGLDVCQSIMEVLYQGLGNDKYAPCPLLVNMVAAGNLGIKSGEGFYSWSHGTKELIVSESLK; from the coding sequence ATGAAAAACATTGCTGTAATTGGTTCAGGAACAATGGGTAACGGAATTGCTCACACTTTTGCTCAATTTGGATATAAAGTTTCCTTAATAGACATTAATGGAAAAGCCCTTGAAAAAGCAATAGTAAAAATCACTAAAAATCTTGATAGACTTTTAAAGAAAGAAAAAATAAGTGAGGAGACTAAAACTCAAACACTTGAGAATATTAGTACTTTCACTACAATAAAAGAAGGTGTAGCCGATGCTGATCTTGTTGTGGAAGCTGCTACTGAAAACCCAGAACTTAAATTCAAAATATTTAGAGAATTAGATAATCTTTGCAAACCAGAGGCAATATTAGCTACTAATACTTCATCCATTTCAATAACAAAAATTGCAGCTGTAACCTCACGAGCTGATAAAGTAATAGGCATGCACTTTATGAATCCGGTGCCAATGATGAAACTCGTAGAAATTATTAATGGCTACAAAACTTCTGATGATATTTGTAAAACTATAGTTGAAACAGCCAAATCACTTAAGAAAGTTCCTGTTGTGGTGAACGATTATCCGGGCTTTGTTGCAAACAGAATATTAATGCCAATGATAAACGAAGCAATAATTAGCTTGCACGAAGGAGTTGCCGGTGTTGAAGAAATTGACACAGTTATGAAACTTGGAATGGCTCATCCAATGGGACCACTTCAATTGGCCGATTTTATTGGACTTGATGTTTGTCAATCAATTATGGAAGTACTGTATCAAGGTTTAGGAAACGACAAATATGCACCATGTCCGCTTCTTGTAAATATGGTAGCTGCCGGAAATCTTGGAATTAAATCGGGCGAAGGCTTTTATAGCTGGTCGCACGGAACGAAGGAATTGATTGTTTCAGAAAGCCTCAAATAA